A genomic stretch from Lathyrus oleraceus cultivar Zhongwan6 chromosome 2, CAAS_Psat_ZW6_1.0, whole genome shotgun sequence includes:
- the LOC127119162 gene encoding AP2/ERF and B3 domain-containing transcription factor RAV1, protein MDGGSCIDESTTTESLSITIFPSPPPPNSLCRVGSGASAVVDSDGSTVGEAESRKLPSSKYKGVVPQPNGRWGAQIYEKHQRVWLGTFNQEDEAAKVYDVAAQRFRGKDAVTNFKQLSGDGNDDMEVDFLNSHSKSEIVDMLRKHTYNDELEQSKPERGFVNRRIRCSGTDNFTGRTYSACEKEAREALFEKVVTPSDVGKLNRLVIPKQHAEKHFPLQKVVDCGVGSASAGKGVLLNFEDIEGKVWRFRYSYWNSSQSYVLTKGWSRFVKEKNLKAGDTVCFQRSNGPDKQLFIDWKARNNVNEVGPVVEPVQMVRLFGVNIFKHPGSNDNSNGFCNGKRREMEMFTFDSCKKPKIIGAL, encoded by the coding sequence ATGGATGGAGGTAGTTGCATAGACGAAAGCACCACAACCGAATCACTTTCCATAACAATATTTCCATCACCGCCGCCTCCAAACAGCCTATGCCGCGTCGGCAGTGGCGCCAGCGCAGTTGTTGACTCCGACGGAAGCACCGTTGGAGAAGCCGAGTCACGGAAGCTTCCTTCTTCCAAATACAAAGGCGTGGTGCCACAACCAAACGGTCGTTGGGGAGCACAGATTTACGAGAAGCACCAGCGTGTGTGGCTTGGTACCTTTAACCAAGAAGACGAAGCTGCAAAAGTTTACGACGTTGCTGCACAACGGTTCCGTGGAAAGGACGCCGTAACGAACTTCAAACAATTATCCGGCGATGGCAACGACGACATGGAGGTTGACTTTCTCAACTCGCATTCAAAGTCGGAAATTGTCGACATGTTAAGAAAGCACACATACAATGACGAACTTGAACAGAGCAAACCTGAACGCGGATTCGTTAACAGACGAATCCGTTGTTCTGGCACTGATAACTTTACGGGCAGAACGTACAGCGCGTGTGAAAAAGAGGCGCGTGAGGCTCTGTTCGAGAAGGTGGTTACGCCTAGCGACGTTGGGAAGTTAAACAGGTTAGTTATACCGAAACAGCACGCAGAGAAGCATTTTCCATTGCAGAAAGTCGTGGATTGCGGCGTGGGAAGTGCGTCGGCAGGGAAGGGAGTACTTTTGAATTTCGAAGATATTGAAGGGAAAGTGTGGCGGTTTCGATACTCATATTGGAACAGTAGCCAAAGCTATGTTCTCACTAAAGGTTGGAGCCGGTTTGTTAAAGAGAAGAATCTGAAAGCCGGTGATACGGTTTGTTTTCAACGGTCTAATGGACCGGATAAGCAGCTCTTTATTGACTGGAAAGCAAGAAACAATGTTAATGAGGTTGGACCGGTTGTTGAGCCGGTTCAGATGGTTCGGCTTTTTGGGGTTAATATTTTCAAACACCCTGGATCCAATGATAACAGTAATGGTTTCTGCAATGGAAAGAGGAGAGAGATGGAAATGTTTACTTTTGACTCTTGCAAGAAACCTAAAATTATTGGAGCTTTGTAA